The following proteins are encoded in a genomic region of Longimicrobium sp.:
- a CDS encoding BlaI/MecI/CopY family transcriptional regulator: MPTMTDDDEEGRVEISFTDRELDVMGVLWDLGSATVAEVRERLSDELAYTTVLTVLRTLEEKGHVGHVEEGKAYRYHPLVARRDAGTSVLRRITRKLFKDSPELLLTHLVSDRALSDEELERMRRLLDERLKEGGR; this comes from the coding sequence ATGCCGACGATGACCGACGACGACGAGGAGGGACGGGTGGAGATCAGCTTCACCGACCGCGAGCTGGACGTGATGGGGGTGCTGTGGGACCTGGGCTCCGCCACGGTGGCCGAGGTGCGCGAGCGCCTTTCCGACGAGCTGGCCTACACCACCGTGCTCACCGTGCTGCGCACGCTGGAGGAGAAGGGGCACGTGGGCCACGTCGAGGAGGGGAAGGCCTACCGCTACCACCCGCTGGTGGCCCGGCGGGACGCGGGCACGAGCGTGCTGCGGCGCATCACCCGCAAGCTGTTCAAGGACTCGCCCGAGCTGCTGCTGACGCACCTGGTGTCGGACCGGGCCTTGAGCGACGAGGAGCTGGAGCGCATGCGCCGGCTGCTGGACGAGCGACTCAAGGAGGGGGGCCGATGA